The following are encoded together in the Takifugu flavidus isolate HTHZ2018 chromosome 22, ASM371156v2, whole genome shotgun sequence genome:
- the LOC130519393 gene encoding kinesin-like protein KIF3B isoform X2 — protein sequence MQQQMESRYEETLELKLFMKLQAVEVELQDTKEAHSKEWQDLEQNQNKLTRDLKLKHLIIENLITVEVKNRTLNRAFWDKDSETWKLKPTTWSMFLLKL from the exons atgcagcagcagatggagagtCGCTATGAAGAGAcgctggagctgaag CTGTTTATGAAACTTCAAGCTGTGGAGGTTGAACTTCAGGACACAAAGGAGGCTCACAGCAAAGAGTGGCAGGACctggaacagaaccagaatAAGCTAACCAGAGACCTGAAACTGAA GCATTTGATCATTGAGAACTTAATTACCGTtgaggtgaagaacagaacactCAACCGAGCTTTCTGGGACAAGGACAGCGAAACCTGGAAACTGAAGCCCACCACGTGGTCCATGTTTTTATTGAAATTGTAG
- the aebp2 gene encoding zinc finger protein AEBP2 — MAQMTSDGAEAESESTRGPDRSSEAAGTGGERRAVPDHEQEPGDSHESPAGMDGSGGRDAAAVPADNRSPARQAGTQTTPPGDKTEEYEAEAALKLCEPGKSRARSSLARSSESAQEQRDGENVFSSAPCEPGKTPERVELGTKRRASVERTSSDGEPLSRMDSEDSIGSTLMDMDSTASSGRSTPALLNGGLPVGSSSAAPGGKSLSYTCCWDNCQLQFPSSPDLAEHIRNTHVDGQRGGVFVCLWKGCKVYNTPSTSQSWLQRHMLTHSGDKPFKCVVGGCNATFASQGGLARHVPTHFSSQSSSRVSSQGRLKEESPSKAGLNKRRKLKNKQKRSLPRPHDFFDAQTMDAIRHRAICLNLATHIESLGNGHSVVFHSTVIARRKEDSGKVKVLLHWTPEDILPDVWVNESERIQQKTKVVHLSKLPTDTAVLLDPNIYRMFF; from the exons ATGGCACAAATGACGAGTGACGGCGCCGAAGCCGAGTCTGAGTCGACCCGTGGGCCGGACAGAAGCAGCGAAGCGGCGGGAACAGGCGGGGAGAGACGGGCCGTACCTGACCACGAACAGGAACCGGGCGACAGCCACGAGAGCCCTGCAGGAATGGACGGGAGCGGGGGTCGTGATGCGGCCGCGGTACCAGCCGACAATAGGTCTCCTGCTCGACAAGCGGGGACTCAAACGACGCCACCGGGCGATAAAACGGAGGAGTACGAGGCAGAGGCCGCTCTCAAACTCTGCGAACCGGGGAAAAGTCGCGCACGGAGCAGCTTAGCGCGGAGCAGCGAGTCCGCACAAGAACAAAGGGACGGGGAAAACGTGTTCTCCTCGGCGCCGTGCGAGCCAGGAAAGACCCCAGAGAGGGTCGAGCTGGGGACCAAGAGGCGGGCCAGCGTGGAGCGGACCTCCTCGGACGGAGAGCCGCTGAGCCGGATGGATTCGGAGGACAG TATCGGCAGCACGCTGATGGACATGGACAGCACGGCGTCCAGTGGACGCTCCACTCCTGCTTTACTGAATGGCGGCTTGCCAGTGGGGAGCAGTTCGGCAGCACCCGGTGGCAAGTCTCTGAGCTACACCTGCTGCTGGGACAACTGTCAGCTGCAGTTTCCCAGCAGTCCTGACCTGGCCGAACACATCAGGAACACCCACGTGGATggacagaggggaggg gtgtttgtgtgtctgtggaaaGGCTGTAAGGTTTACAACACCCCCTCCACCAGTCAGAGCTGGCTGCAGAGACACATGCTGACCCACAGCGGAGACAAGCCCTTCAAG TGCGTGGTGGGCGGCTGCAACGCCACCTTCGCTTCACAGGGAGGGTTGGCGCGGCACGTCCCCACACACTTCAGCTCCCAGAGCTCCTCCAGGGTGTCCAGTCAGGgcaggctgaaggaggagtCTCCGTCCAAGGCCGGCCTGAACAAGAGGAGGAAACTGAAGAACAAACAGAAACGCTCCCTTC CCCGACCTCATGACTTCTTTGATGCTCAGACCATGGACGCCATCCGCCACCGAGCAATCTGCCTCAACCTGGCAACGCACATTGAGAGTCTGGGCAACGGACACAGCGTGGTGTTTCACAGCACG GTGATAGCCAGAAGAAAAGAGGATTCAGGGAAAGTGAAGGTGTTGTTACACTGGACCCCCGAGGACAT acttcCAGACGTGTGGGTGAATGAAAGTGAACGTATCCAGCAGAAGACCAAGGTGGTCCACTTGTCCAAACTGCCGACAGACActgctgtcctgctggaccCCAACATTTACCG GATGTTCTTCTGA
- the LOC130519393 gene encoding kinesin-like protein KIF3B isoform X1: MQQQMESRYEETLELKVTYSSLQQQVDIKTKKLKELFMKLQAVEVELQDTKEAHSKEWQDLEQNQNKLTRDLKLKHLIIENLITVEVKNRTLNRAFWDKDSETWKLKPTTWSMFLLKL; the protein is encoded by the exons atgcagcagcagatggagagtCGCTATGAAGAGAcgctggagctgaaggtgacttacagctctctgcagcagcaggttgacaTCAAGACCAAAAAATTGAAAGAG CTGTTTATGAAACTTCAAGCTGTGGAGGTTGAACTTCAGGACACAAAGGAGGCTCACAGCAAAGAGTGGCAGGACctggaacagaaccagaatAAGCTAACCAGAGACCTGAAACTGAA GCATTTGATCATTGAGAACTTAATTACCGTtgaggtgaagaacagaacactCAACCGAGCTTTCTGGGACAAGGACAGCGAAACCTGGAAACTGAAGCCCACCACGTGGTCCATGTTTTTATTGAAATTGTAG
- the ndufa5 gene encoding NADH dehydrogenase [ubiquinone] 1 alpha subcomplex subunit 5: MAGLIKKTTGLVGLAVSHNAHERLAILYSKILGSVQTMPQDAAYRKYTEQLIKDRLQHVETEPDVQKLEEKINCGQIEEVIFQAKCELALSRKMLTWKPWEPLIEEPPANQWKWPI; this comes from the exons atggcaGGGCTGATTAAAAAG ACGACTGGCCTGGTGGGCCTGGCTGTTTCCCATAATGCCCATGAG CGTCTGGCCATACTCTACTCAAAGATCCTGGGCTCAGTGCAGACTATGCCGCAGGATGCAGCCTACAGGAAGTACACCGAACAGCTGATCAAGGACAGGCTACAGCACGTAGAGACG GAGCCTGATgttcagaagctggaggagaagattaACTGTGGCCAGATTGAAGAAGTTATTTTCCAGGCAA aGTGTGAGTTGGCTCTGTCTAGGAAGATGTTGACTTGGAAACCATGGGAACCGCTGATAGAGGAGCCTCCTGCCAACCAATGGAAATGGCCCATCTGA